A DNA window from Malus domestica cultivar Red Delicious-ww chloroplast, complete genome contains the following coding sequences:
- the ndhF gene encoding NADH dehydrogenase subunit F — protein MEYTYQYSWIIPFIPLPVPILIGTGLLLFPTATKNLRRMWAFPSVLLLSIVMVFSALFSIQQINNNSVYQYVWSWTINNDFSLEFGCLVDPLTSIMSILITTVGIMVLIYSDNYMSHDRGYLRFFAYMSFSNTSMLGLVTSSNLIQIYIFWELVGVCSYLLIGFWFTRPSAANACQKAFVTNRVGDFGLLLGILGFYWITGSFEFRDLFEIFNNLVYNNEVNFLFVTLCASLLFAGAVAKSAQFPLHVWLPDAMEGPTPISALIHAATMVAAGIFLVARLLPLFIVIPYILNLIALIGIITLFLGATLALAQKDIKKSLAYSTMSQLGYMMLALGMGSYRAALFHLITHAYSKALLFLGSGSIIHAMEAIVGYSPDKSQNMVLMGGLRKHVPITKTAFLLGTLSLSGIPPLACFWSKDEILNDSWLYSPIFAIIAWSTAGLTAFYMFRIYLLAFEGHLNVYFQTYSGKKSSSFYSMSLWGKDKGGPEIIKKNLRLLYLLTTKNNEKTYFLNTYRINSNENSNENVRSTVQPFISITRFGTKSTFSYPHESDNTMLFPMLVLVLFTLFVGVIGIPFFNQEGIDLDILSKLLSSSINLLHQNKKNSVDWYEFITNAIFSVSIASFGILISSFLYKPVYSSLQNLNLFNSFVNSVPNKIQILGDKIINVIYDWSYNRGYIDGFYVLFLTKGIRRLAELTHFFDRRVIDGITNGVGIASFFVGEGIKYVGGGRISSYLLVYVSYVFIFLLIFSFF, from the coding sequence ATGGAATATACATATCAATATTCATGGATTATACCTTTCATTCCACTTCCAGTTCCTATCTTAATTGGAACAGGACTTTTACTTTTTCCAACGGCAACAAAAAATCTTCGCCGTATGTGGGCTTTTCCTAGTGTTTTATTATTAAGTATAGTTATGGTTTTTTCAGCCCTTTTTTCTATTCAGCAAATAAATAATAATTCTGTCTATCAATATGTATGGTCTTGGACCATCAATAATGATTTTTCTTTAGAATTTGGCTGCTTGGTTGATCCACTTACTTCTATTATGTCGATATTAATCACTACTGTTGGAATTATGGTTCTTATTTATAGTGACAATTATATGTCTCATGATCGGGGATATTTGAGATTTTTTGCTTATATGAGTTTTTCCAATACTTCAATGTTGGGATTAGTTACTAGTTCTAATTTGATACAAATTTATATTTTTTGGGAATTAGTTGGAGTGTGTTCTTATCTATTAATAGGTTTTTGGTTCACACGACCCAGTGCCGCGAATGCTTGTCAAAAAGCGTTTGTAACTAATCGTGTTGGGGATTTTGGTTTATTATTAGGAATTTTGGGTTTTTATTGGATAACAGGTAGTTTCGAATTTCGGGATTTGTTTGAAATATTCAATAACTTGGTTTATAATAATGAAGTTAATTTTTTATTTGTTACTTTATGCGCCTCCCTATTATTTGCCGGCGCTGTTGCTAAATCCGCCCAATTTCCCCTTCATGTATGGTTACCTGATGCCATGGAAGGGCCTACCCCCATTTCGGCTCTTATACATGCCGCTACTATGGTAGCAGCAGGAATTTTTCTTGTAGCTCGGCTTCTTCCTCTTTTCATAGTTATACCTTACATTCTAAATCTAATAGCTTTGATAGGTATAATAACATTATTTTTAGGAGCCACTTTAGCTCTTGCTCAAAAAGATATTAAGAAAAGCTTAGCTTATTCTACAATGTCTCAATTGGGTTATATGATGTTAGCTCTAGGTATGGGGTCTTATCGAGCTGCTTTATTTCATTTGATTACTCATGCTTATTCGAAGGCATTGTTGTTCTTAGGATCTGGATCAATTATTCATGCGATGGAAGCTATTGTTGGATATTCTCCAGATAAAAGTCAGAATATGGTTCTTATGGGCGGTTTAAGAAAACATGTACCAATTACAAAAACTGCTTTTTTATTGGGTACACTTTCTCTTTCTGGTATTCCACCCCTTGCTTGTTTTTGGTCCAAAGATGAAATTCTTAATGATAGTTGGTTGTATTCACCTATTTTTGCAATAATAGCTTGGTCCACAGCAGGATTAACTGCATTTTATATGTTTCGGATCTATTTACTTGCTTTTGAAGGACATTTAAACGTTTATTTTCAAACTTACAGTGGCAAAAAAAGTAGTTCGTTCTATTCAATGTCTCTATGGGGTAAAGATAAAGGAGGACCCGAAATTATTAAAAAAAATTTGCGTTTATTATATTTATTAACGACGAAAAACAATGAAAAAACTTATTTTTTAAACACATATCGAATTAATAGTAATGAAAATAGTAATGAAAATGTAAGAAGCACGGTGCAGCCTTTTATTAGTATTACTCGTTTTGGCACTAAAAGCACTTTCTCATATCCCCATGAGTCAGACAATACTATGTTATTTCCGATGCTTGTATTAGTTTTATTTACGTTGTTCGTTGGAGTCATAGGAATTCCTTTCTTCAATCAGGAAGGAATAGATTTGGATATATTATCCAAATTGTTAAGTTCATCCATAAATCTTTTACATCAAAATAAAAAGAATTCGGTGGATTGGTATGAATTTATCACAAATGCAATTTTTTCAGTTAGTATAGCTTCTTTCGGAATCCTTATATCGTCTTTTTTATATAAGCCTGTTTATTCATCTTTACAAAATTTGAATTTATTTAATTCATTTGTTAACAGCGTTCCTAATAAAATTCAAATTTTGGGGGATAAAATAATAAATGTAATATATGATTGGTCATATAATCGTGGTTACATAGATGGTTTTTATGTACTATTCTTAACTAAAGGTATAAGAAGATTGGCTGAACTAACTCATTTTTTTGATAGACGAGTAATTGATGGAATTACAAATGGAGTCGGTATTGCGAGTTTTTTCGTAGGAGAGGGTATCAAATATGTAGGGGGCGGCCGAATTTCTTCTTATCTTTTAGTGTATGTATCTTATGTATTCATTTTTTTATTAATTTTTTCTTTTTTTTAA
- the ycf1 gene encoding Ycf1 protein — protein sequence MILKSFILGNLVSLCMKIINSVVVVGLYYGFLTTFSIGPSYLFLLRARVMEEGEEGTEKKVSATTGFITGQLMMFISIYYVPLHLALGRPHTITVLALPYLLFHFFWNNHKHFFDYGSTTRNSMRNLSIQWLFLNNLIFQLFNHFILPSSMLVRLVNIYMFRCNNKMLFVTSSFVGWLIGHILFMKWVGLVLGWIQQNNSIRSNVLIRSNKYLVSELRNSMARIFSILLFITCVYYLGRIPSPIVTKKLKETSETEERGESEEETDVEIETTSETKGTKQEQEGSTEEDPSPSLFSEEKEDTDKIDETKEIRVNGKEKTKDQFHFKETRYKKRPVYETYYLDGNQEQENSKFEILKKRKN from the coding sequence ATGATTTTAAAATCTTTTATACTAGGTAATCTAGTATCCTTATGCATGAAGATAATCAATTCGGTCGTTGTGGTCGGACTCTATTATGGATTTCTGACCACATTCTCCATAGGGCCCTCTTATCTCTTCCTTCTCCGAGCTCGGGTTATGGAAGAAGGAGAAGAAGGAACCGAGAAGAAAGTATCAGCAACAACCGGTTTTATTACGGGACAGCTCATGATGTTCATATCGATCTATTATGTGCCTCTGCATCTAGCATTGGGTAGACCTCATACAATAACTGTCCTAGCTTTACCGTATCTTTTGTTTCATTTCTTCTGGAACAATCACAAACACTTTTTTGATTATGGATCTACTACCAGAAATTCAATGCGTAATCTTAGCATTCAATGGTTATTCCTGAATAATCTCATTTTTCAATTATTCAACCATTTCATTTTACCAAGTTCAATGTTAGTCAGATTAGTCAACATTTATATGTTTCGATGCAACAACAAGATGTTATTTGTAACAAGTAGTTTTGTTGGTTGGTTAATTGGTCACATTTTATTCATGAAATGGGTTGGGTTGGTATTAGGCTGGATACAGCAAAATAATTCTATTAGATCTAATGTACTTATTAGATCTAATAAGTACCTTGTGTCAGAATTGAGAAATTCTATGGCTCGAATCTTTAGTATTCTCTTATTTATTACCTGTGTCTACTATTTAGGCAGAATACCGTCACCCATTGTTACTAAGAAACTGAAAGAAACCTCAGAAACGGAAGAAAGGGGGGAAAGTGAGGAAGAAACAGATGTAGAAATAGAAACAACTTCCGAAACGAAGGGGACTAAACAGGAACAAGAGGGATCCACCGAAGAAGATCCTTCCCCTTCCCTTTTTTCGGAAGAAAAGGAGGATACGGACAAAATCGATGAAACGAAAGAGATCCGAGTGAATGGAAAGGAAAAAACAAAGGATCAATTCCACTTTAAAGAAACACGGTATAAAAAAAGACCCGTTTATGAAACTTATTATCTGGATGGGAATCAAGAACAAGAAAATTCAAAGTTCGAAATATTAAAAAAAAGAAAAAATTAA